One Methanolacinia paynteri genomic region harbors:
- a CDS encoding serine/threonine-protein kinase: MLILLSVIFIPVQAAYGSQSSVNDHSMGMGHYDENESHEMPWSSDAGSGSGIQAILPLIYGLFAVVVVLVLIIVYIVFIRHRREKPGDEGVCTAVPVDSDSCGVAGGNEKVSAADFPSELNEKYSDAVLTGRGGLSFVYSVKSKETGETVAVKVPAKRDERSGKVFLQEVKIWEELDHPNIVSLKSVNVFPVPYVEMEYIPDSLETIEKPMESDVAIQVAVGVLRGLSYAHKKGIVHCDIKPANILIDDDFTPKITDWGVGRSEKGGGTEFHGYTPAFAAPEQVSPGVHGCTGKTDIFQVGMLILRMVCGKTVFEKNLGKDPGAYLDDCIKDEKLRAVVSKCIRKDPGERYESAEELLSELMSVSGNTVLN, encoded by the coding sequence ATGTTGATCCTGTTGTCCGTAATTTTTATCCCGGTTCAGGCGGCTTACGGCAGCCAGTCGTCCGTTAACGATCACTCAATGGGGATGGGGCATTACGACGAGAACGAATCTCATGAAATGCCGTGGTCATCTGATGCAGGTTCCGGTTCGGGCATTCAGGCAATACTGCCGTTAATATACGGTCTCTTTGCGGTTGTGGTCGTTCTTGTCCTAATTATCGTCTATATTGTTTTCATAAGACACAGGCGCGAAAAACCCGGCGATGAAGGGGTATGCACCGCAGTTCCGGTTGATAGTGATTCCTGCGGAGTTGCCGGGGGGAATGAAAAAGTTTCTGCGGCTGATTTTCCTTCAGAGCTTAATGAAAAGTACTCCGACGCTGTTCTTACAGGAAGAGGCGGTCTTTCGTTTGTCTACTCCGTGAAGTCGAAGGAGACCGGAGAGACTGTGGCCGTAAAGGTCCCCGCGAAGAGGGACGAGAGATCCGGCAAAGTGTTTCTGCAGGAGGTAAAGATCTGGGAGGAGCTCGATCACCCGAATATCGTCTCCCTTAAATCGGTCAATGTCTTCCCTGTCCCGTATGTCGAGATGGAATATATCCCCGATTCATTAGAGACGATAGAAAAACCGATGGAGAGCGACGTAGCGATTCAGGTTGCAGTCGGAGTTTTGAGGGGGCTTTCCTACGCACATAAAAAAGGGATAGTCCACTGCGATATAAAACCGGCGAACATCCTGATAGATGATGATTTCACTCCTAAGATCACCGACTGGGGGGTGGGAAGATCCGAAAAGGGAGGCGGAACGGAATTTCATGGCTACACCCCGGCTTTTGCCGCGCCGGAACAGGTTTCTCCCGGGGTTCACGGGTGCACCGGGAAGACCGATATATTCCAGGTAGGAATGCTCATCCTGAGGATGGTCTGCGGGAAAACGGTATTCGAGAAAAACCTGGGGAAGGACCCCGGTGCATACCTGGACGACTGCATAAAAGATGAAAAACTCAGGGCTGTCGTTTCAAAATGCATCCGGAAAGATCCCGGGGAAAGATATGAAAGTGCAGAGGAGCTTTTGTCCGAATTGATGTCTGTCTCCGGGAATACCGTCCTGAACTGA
- a CDS encoding MTAP family purine nucleoside phosphorylase, whose amino-acid sequence MLGIIGGTSLLYADLPELEKKVVPTPFGPAEVLFGDIVLLMRHQFNTPPHRINFPACLSALKLSGVSRIVAFGSVGSLNRSIGPGSVVLPDDYLSMSKIPTIFDSSIGHASPSIDAEIHDELSYIVPEAVKKGTYVQTDGPRLETRAEIMALKDLGDVVGMTISSEATIANELSLPFAAVCMVDNFCHGLGAEELSYEYILEKSRSNKETTEKILEDIIERLG is encoded by the coding sequence ATGCTTGGAATAATTGGAGGCACAAGCCTTTTGTATGCCGATCTGCCCGAACTGGAGAAGAAGGTGGTGCCGACACCTTTCGGCCCCGCTGAGGTGCTTTTCGGGGATATCGTCCTACTTATGAGGCACCAGTTCAATACCCCGCCGCACAGGATCAATTTTCCTGCATGCCTTTCCGCACTGAAGCTCTCGGGGGTGTCCCGTATAGTCGCATTCGGTTCGGTGGGATCGCTCAACAGGTCGATCGGACCGGGAAGCGTGGTTCTGCCCGATGATTATCTTTCTATGTCGAAGATCCCGACGATCTTTGACAGTTCGATCGGGCATGCCTCGCCGTCGATAGATGCGGAGATCCACGACGAGCTGTCTTATATCGTTCCCGAGGCCGTGAAGAAAGGGACATACGTCCAGACCGACGGCCCGAGGCTCGAGACGAGGGCGGAGATAATGGCTCTTAAAGATCTCGGCGATGTCGTGGGGATGACCATTTCAAGCGAGGCGACAATTGCAAACGAGCTCTCTCTCCCCTTTGCTGCGGTATGCATGGTGGATAACTTCTGCCACGGCCTCGGTGCGGAGGAGCTGAGCTATGAATACATCCTCGAAAAATCGAGGAGCAACAAGGAAACGACCGAGAAGATACTCGAAGATATTATCGAAAGACTTGGTTGA
- a CDS encoding DUF6790 family protein, with the protein MKISIWAMTLFLSVLAAIISLLLAGTMTVHYVAYVFLFWLLVIGVGVTGIIAFSGHFFNADEIAEKIGWPKGNPFQREIAFTNLGIGIAGVLCFFFRDGFWLAVIVMYSVFSIGAGFGHIYEQKKNENASEYNTGAVVAFDILMPVVLIALWILVSVT; encoded by the coding sequence ATGAAGATCAGTATCTGGGCGATGACACTTTTTCTCAGCGTATTGGCCGCGATAATCAGCCTGCTGCTCGCCGGAACGATGACTGTCCATTACGTTGCATACGTTTTCCTTTTCTGGCTCCTTGTAATCGGGGTAGGAGTCACAGGCATAATCGCTTTCTCCGGCCATTTTTTCAATGCGGATGAGATTGCCGAAAAGATCGGGTGGCCCAAAGGAAATCCGTTCCAGCGTGAGATCGCCTTTACGAACCTCGGGATCGGAATTGCGGGTGTGTTGTGCTTCTTCTTTAGGGACGGTTTCTGGCTTGCGGTGATCGTGATGTATTCGGTGTTCTCGATAGGAGCAGGCTTCGGGCATATATACGAACAAAAAAAGAATGAGAATGCATCCGAGTATAACACCGGAGCTGTTGTCGCGTTCGATATCCTGATGCCTGTGGTGCTGATCGCCCTCTGGATTCTGGTGTCTGTCACCTGA
- a CDS encoding FHA domain-containing protein — MPDDLYRTILNDDSPLFYERLSDYLSVLGNPTRLKILKIIERNPKDIREISNEIGTSYENTKKHLNKLLKIGLIKKDAGVGKPTSKGIHAVWKYSTIPGGLELIARNVGSFCNMEIKNPELASRLVEIRKMIDDELSSDMPVLVLLGGTDDGRVYMVRKNTVRLGRYDPSAKGIFDEENDIVLDDDYRGVTRISKPHAVIILEEGVWCIRDEGSTGGTSVNGKSVEKSVETVLSDGDMIELGTGEGMASFVFHLKNSEIANENNHDSGDEI, encoded by the coding sequence ATGCCCGATGATCTCTACAGGACGATACTGAACGATGACTCGCCCCTGTTTTATGAAAGGCTCTCGGATTACCTGAGCGTACTTGGGAACCCGACAAGGCTGAAGATATTAAAGATAATCGAGAGAAATCCGAAGGACATCCGGGAGATCTCGAATGAGATCGGGACAAGCTACGAAAACACGAAAAAGCACCTCAACAAACTTCTTAAAATCGGTTTGATCAAAAAAGATGCCGGTGTCGGAAAGCCTACTTCAAAGGGCATACATGCAGTCTGGAAGTATTCAACGATCCCGGGCGGTCTTGAACTTATTGCACGGAATGTCGGCAGTTTCTGTAATATGGAGATTAAAAATCCCGAACTTGCGAGCCGGCTCGTCGAGATCAGGAAGATGATTGATGACGAATTGTCGTCGGATATGCCCGTTCTTGTCCTTCTCGGGGGGACGGATGACGGCAGGGTCTATATGGTCCGAAAGAATACCGTGAGACTCGGGAGATATGATCCGTCTGCAAAGGGAATCTTCGACGAAGAGAATGACATAGTCCTGGACGACGATTACAGGGGCGTTACAAGGATTTCGAAACCGCACGCCGTAATAATCCTGGAAGAAGGCGTCTGGTGTATCCGTGATGAGGGAAGCACGGGCGGGACCTCGGTAAACGGCAAATCAGTTGAAAAGTCCGTGGAGACCGTTCTTTCGGACGGTGACATGATTGAACTCGGGACTGGTGAAGGTATGGCTTCGTTTGTCTTCCACCTGAAGAATTCGGAAATCGCGAATGAAAATAACCACGATAGCGGTGATGAGATATGA
- a CDS encoding PGF-CTERM sorting domain-containing protein translates to MLVSAVSASTPVKETTIDGDYPWIRVDMTGGHEHYVGEQFTISGTTNLPVDYTLIFETMSMSYSPGASNAGEYSGLSETLKVVKGDPYNKWSVDIDTSTFEPDEYIVNVESVETTSTATTSFDLLEKGATATTTKTAGETATTPVPPTISITTAATTNTQTPTATAAAPGFGALAALIALGAAALILRKE, encoded by the coding sequence TTGCTTGTATCAGCCGTATCTGCATCAACACCAGTAAAAGAAACAACAATTGATGGTGATTATCCATGGATCAGGGTCGATATGACCGGTGGCCATGAACACTACGTTGGCGAGCAGTTCACAATTTCAGGAACCACAAATCTTCCTGTAGATTATACTCTTATCTTTGAGACAATGTCTATGTCATACTCTCCGGGCGCATCAAATGCCGGAGAATATTCCGGCCTGTCTGAGACCCTCAAAGTCGTAAAGGGAGACCCCTACAACAAATGGTCCGTTGATATCGATACATCAACCTTCGAACCCGACGAATACATTGTAAACGTTGAATCAGTCGAGACCACTTCAACAGCAACAACATCATTCGACCTGCTGGAAAAAGGGGCAACAGCAACCACAACAAAAACAGCGGGGGAAACTGCAACTACTCCCGTACCTCCGACAATTTCCATAACAACAGCAGCCACAACAAATACGCAGACCCCGACCGCGACGGCAGCAGCACCCGGATTCGGGGCACTTGCCGCGTTGATCGCACTCGGTGCAGCAGCACTGATCCTCAGGAAGGAATAA
- a CDS encoding PGF-CTERM sorting domain-containing protein, which produces MKKNRLIVPIFVFFLLVSSVSAAAPSKETTIDGDYPWIRIDSIGDHYVGDQFTISGTTNIPVDESFIFETVSSSKWQNGDYSGQSQIVTVVKGDTNNKWSVDVDASTFKPDEYVVNVESVGTDSTALTTFNLLEKRATTTTVKTAATTAIKTTTATITVPPPTSSATAKTTTIPQAPPATTAAPGFGAIVSLIALGTAATIFLRKE; this is translated from the coding sequence ATGAAAAAAAATCGCTTAATCGTACCCATATTCGTTTTCTTTTTGCTTGTATCCTCTGTATCTGCAGCAGCGCCGTCAAAAGAAACAACCATCGACGGTGATTATCCGTGGATCAGGATCGACTCGATCGGCGATCACTACGTCGGCGATCAATTCACAATTTCAGGAACCACAAACATCCCGGTGGACGAAAGCTTCATCTTTGAGACGGTTTCTTCGTCAAAATGGCAGAACGGAGATTACTCCGGACAGTCACAGATCGTCACGGTAGTTAAGGGCGATACCAACAACAAATGGTCTGTAGATGTCGATGCATCAACATTCAAACCCGACGAATACGTTGTAAACGTCGAGTCAGTAGGTACCGATTCGACAGCGTTAACCACATTCAACCTGCTGGAAAAGAGAGCGACGACAACTACAGTCAAAACAGCAGCAACAACGGCAATTAAAACCACCACTGCAACCATAACCGTACCACCCCCCACATCTTCTGCAACGGCAAAGACCACAACAATCCCCCAGGCCCCGCCGGCGACGACAGCAGCACCCGGATTCGGGGCAATCGTCTCATTGATCGCACTGGGAACAGCAGCGACAATCTTCCTCAGGAAGGAATAA
- a CDS encoding PGF-CTERM sorting domain-containing protein has protein sequence MNTKNRSIILVFIFFLLASSVSAVVTTKETTTDGDDPWIRITANSYYYTSNQFTISGTTNLPADDNLIVEIVSTSFSTESGSEGKEYSGLSEVVKVVEGDSDNKWSINVDPSGFIPDEYDVRVESVERDSTAATTFELLGEVTASKTPTTTLPPPATTAAPGFGVIISLIALGTAAALFIRRE, from the coding sequence ATGAATACAAAAAATAGATCAATCATACTCGTATTCATTTTCTTTTTGCTTGCATCCTCTGTATCTGCAGTAGTGACAACAAAAGAAACAACAACCGATGGTGATGATCCGTGGATACGGATCACTGCGAACAGTTATTACTACACCAGTAATCAGTTCACAATTTCAGGAACCACGAATCTCCCTGCGGACGATAACCTCATCGTTGAGATAGTGTCCACGTCATTCTCAACAGAAAGCGGATCGGAAGGCAAAGAATACAGCGGACTGTCGGAGGTGGTCAAAGTTGTAGAAGGTGATTCCGACAACAAATGGTCCATAAATGTCGATCCATCAGGATTCATACCTGATGAATACGATGTCAGAGTTGAATCCGTAGAAAGAGATTCAACAGCGGCAACAACATTCGAATTACTGGGAGAAGTTACGGCAAGTAAAACTCCAACCACTACCTTACCCCCGCCGGCGACGACAGCAGCACCCGGATTCGGGGTAATCATCTCATTGATCGCACTGGGAACGGCAGCCGCACTGTTTATAAGGAGAGAATAA
- a CDS encoding amidohydrolase family protein, which translates to MTNEDPDIFGGGSSILLVNVIVNGKKGSIYIDETGKIGETCEGANAGLKAEAEFIIDGNGAIATPGFTNTHTHAAMSLLRGYADDMHLQQWLSEKIWPLEAHLTGEDVYRGTKLACLEMIRSGTIAFNDMYFFMDQAAKAVDEMGMKAVLCHGFIDFGDEAKRESEIKATEVLYSHVKAMNNPRIKMATGPHAPYTISREGLTWCAEFSKEKDVHLHIHLSETETEVKECIEQHGKKPAELLEECGCLTNKTIAAHCCWLDDAECELLGKYGVSPSHNPASNMKLAGGRAMPYQKLLDAGANPTLGTDGCSSNNNLDILEEVKFAALLQKFFWNSDTVLPANEAYDMITSAGAKALGFGPGRIEKGAPADIVLIRTDVACNTPLYNPVSNIIYSCGSNAVDTVICDGRVLMHEGTIPGEEEILKKASETAFDLVKRKEDAG; encoded by the coding sequence ATGACGAACGAAGATCCTGATATATTCGGCGGCGGGAGCTCGATCCTGCTTGTAAACGTAATAGTGAACGGAAAGAAGGGCAGCATATACATCGACGAGACCGGAAAAATAGGTGAGACCTGCGAAGGAGCAAACGCAGGACTAAAGGCGGAGGCTGAATTCATCATCGACGGAAACGGTGCTATTGCAACTCCCGGGTTCACGAATACTCACACCCATGCGGCGATGTCTCTTCTGAGAGGCTACGCGGACGACATGCACCTCCAGCAGTGGCTGAGCGAGAAGATCTGGCCGCTCGAAGCACACCTGACCGGCGAAGACGTCTACCGGGGAACGAAACTCGCCTGCCTCGAGATGATCAGATCAGGGACGATCGCGTTCAACGACATGTACTTCTTCATGGACCAGGCCGCAAAGGCGGTCGACGAGATGGGAATGAAAGCGGTATTGTGCCACGGTTTCATCGATTTCGGGGACGAAGCGAAGAGGGAGTCGGAGATAAAAGCGACCGAGGTCCTCTACTCGCACGTCAAAGCCATGAACAACCCGAGGATCAAGATGGCGACCGGCCCGCATGCTCCTTACACAATTTCGAGGGAGGGCCTTACATGGTGCGCCGAATTCTCGAAGGAGAAGGACGTTCACCTTCATATACACCTGAGCGAGACCGAGACCGAGGTGAAGGAGTGCATCGAGCAGCACGGAAAGAAGCCCGCCGAACTCCTCGAAGAATGCGGCTGTCTTACGAACAAGACTATCGCTGCACACTGCTGCTGGCTCGACGATGCCGAATGCGAACTGCTCGGAAAATACGGAGTCTCGCCATCGCACAATCCCGCATCGAACATGAAGCTTGCAGGGGGAAGGGCGATGCCATACCAGAAGCTCCTCGATGCCGGTGCGAATCCCACGCTCGGAACCGACGGGTGTTCGTCGAACAACAACCTTGACATCCTCGAAGAGGTCAAATTCGCGGCACTGCTCCAGAAATTCTTCTGGAACTCGGATACTGTTCTGCCTGCAAACGAGGCATACGATATGATCACCTCGGCGGGTGCGAAGGCGCTCGGCTTCGGACCGGGAAGGATCGAAAAGGGAGCGCCTGCGGATATAGTCCTGATACGGACCGATGTAGCATGCAACACCCCGCTCTACAACCCTGTCTCGAATATAATCTATTCGTGCGGTTCGAATGCCGTTGATACCGTCATCTGCGACGGAAGAGTTCTCATGCACGAGGGGACTATCCCCGGCGAAGAGGAGATCCTGAAGAAAGCTTCTGAGACCGCCTTCGATCTCGTAAAGAGAAAGGAAGACGCGGGATAG
- a CDS encoding nicotinate phosphoribosyltransferase translates to MGIFHTVDDNEIKSGENTDIYFVRTSDILALEGKNPVVSVEITAQNLPDEWGVFCGLDDALSLLEGLPVDVYAMPEGSIFYRGEPVIRISGHYRDFAKYETSLLGFICHASGIATSAAIIKACAAQRPVYSFGSRRQHPAISRMIERSAWVGGVDGASSTSAPAGIPLAGTMPHAFVMCFDKPLDAWLSFDRHAPDDVPRVMLCDTYCDEKREALEAAKAGASAVRLDTPSSRKGDMRQILEEVRWELDINGFPDVGIFLSGGLTADDILKYRDIVDAFGVGGSIANAPVIDFSLDIVEIEGKIYSKRGKKSGVKE, encoded by the coding sequence ATGGGAATCTTTCATACTGTTGACGACAACGAGATAAAGTCAGGCGAAAATACCGATATATACTTCGTCAGGACATCAGACATCCTTGCCCTCGAGGGAAAGAACCCGGTGGTCAGCGTCGAGATCACCGCCCAGAACCTCCCCGACGAATGGGGTGTCTTCTGCGGCCTGGACGACGCCCTCTCGCTTCTCGAAGGACTTCCCGTAGATGTCTACGCAATGCCGGAGGGGAGCATCTTCTACCGCGGCGAACCGGTGATCAGGATCTCCGGACATTACCGTGATTTTGCGAAGTACGAGACATCCCTCCTGGGATTCATCTGCCATGCATCCGGGATCGCGACATCTGCGGCGATAATAAAGGCCTGCGCCGCCCAGAGGCCGGTATACTCGTTCGGGTCAAGGAGACAGCACCCGGCGATATCGCGGATGATCGAGAGATCTGCATGGGTCGGCGGAGTGGACGGTGCAAGCAGTACGAGTGCGCCGGCGGGAATTCCGCTCGCCGGGACAATGCCCCACGCCTTTGTCATGTGCTTCGACAAGCCCCTCGATGCATGGCTCTCGTTCGATCGCCACGCTCCGGACGACGTTCCCCGCGTGATGCTCTGCGATACTTACTGCGACGAGAAGAGAGAGGCGCTCGAAGCGGCAAAGGCGGGCGCTTCTGCGGTCCGCCTCGACACACCCTCATCACGTAAAGGAGATATGAGGCAGATCCTTGAAGAGGTTCGCTGGGAGCTTGATATAAACGGATTCCCGGATGTCGGGATCTTTCTCTCCGGCGGGCTTACTGCCGACGACATCCTGAAGTACAGGGATATAGTAGATGCATTCGGGGTCGGCGGTTCGATCGCCAATGCGCCGGTCATCGATTTTTCGCTCGATATCGTCGAGATAGAAGGGAAGATCTACTCGAAGAGAGGCAAGAAGAGCGGAGTCAAGGAGG
- a CDS encoding tetratricopeptide repeat protein, which yields MNERYINAALVCLAFAVVVMSAGCTGVMAPVGGGTRISDNNLTHQQWYSQHDENPDKYMHNPENPFEWTLKGMASVAWGGNHEGALEYYDTAIGLDLEFGFVYYEKGFSLLNLKRYDEAKECFQKAIELNPDFKPLVEKDLRTYVRD from the coding sequence ATGAATGAAAGATACATTAATGCGGCTCTTGTATGCCTGGCGTTTGCAGTCGTCGTTATGTCAGCGGGATGCACAGGCGTAATGGCTCCGGTCGGCGGTGGCACGCGAATATCGGACAACAATCTGACGCACCAGCAGTGGTACAGTCAGCATGATGAAAACCCGGATAAATACATGCACAATCCTGAAAACCCGTTTGAATGGACATTAAAAGGGATGGCATCCGTCGCTTGGGGAGGAAATCATGAAGGAGCGCTTGAATATTACGATACCGCAATCGGACTCGATCTCGAATTTGGATTCGTCTATTACGAGAAGGGATTCTCCCTGTTAAACCTGAAGAGATATGACGAAGCCAAAGAGTGTTTTCAAAAAGCGATAGAGTTGAATCCTGATTTTAAACCGCTCGTCGAGAAAGATTTGCGGACTTATGTCAGAGACTGA
- a CDS encoding diacylglycerol/polyprenol kinase family protein, whose translation MKEIYRQFAHMLFGLVIAGFIYYVQFINEAYATLTLIAVVFVGVLIADAVDRGINVPLFSFLIEKLERKDTFPGKGTIYFFIATLFCLAFFGSTITIIAIVMLSVLDSATTIAGINFGRRKIFGKKTLEGTLCGIGAGFVIMLFFTGPLNAIILATAAGVTELVSPVDDNLTIPVVTGVLLWLLAGGMIL comes from the coding sequence GTGAAAGAGATCTACAGGCAGTTTGCGCATATGCTCTTCGGCCTTGTCATTGCCGGGTTCATATACTATGTTCAGTTCATCAACGAGGCTTATGCAACATTGACATTAATCGCCGTAGTATTCGTCGGGGTCCTCATCGCCGACGCGGTGGACAGGGGGATAAATGTCCCGCTCTTTTCCTTCCTTATCGAAAAACTCGAACGAAAGGATACATTCCCGGGCAAAGGCACGATTTATTTCTTTATCGCGACCCTCTTCTGCCTTGCATTCTTCGGCAGTACAATCACGATCATCGCCATAGTGATGCTCTCCGTCCTCGACAGCGCTACAACGATTGCCGGGATAAACTTCGGGAGAAGAAAGATCTTCGGGAAAAAGACACTCGAAGGAACGCTCTGCGGGATCGGTGCGGGTTTTGTAATCATGCTGTTCTTTACCGGACCGCTGAATGCCATAATACTCGCGACAGCCGCGGGAGTAACTGAGCTTGTGTCTCCCGTCGACGACAACCTGACGATTCCGGTAGTAACCGGCGTTCTGCTCTGGCTTTTGGCAGGAGGAATGATCCTGTAG
- a CDS encoding pentapeptide repeat-containing protein, with product MHERTLLKVTIVILILLIISAIGNVLFFIEYNSREVCSCNTTSDDTEEVEIVLKEMSYMDYSGVMLEGADLSDANAYKAVFQGADLRNADLHGGIFSLADFTGADLTDADLVGAAFDYADLSGAVLTGADMRYADLRGADLSGADLTDALIEGTDLRWVTGNYTI from the coding sequence ATGCATGAGCGGACCCTTTTAAAAGTTACAATAGTCATCTTAATACTCCTGATAATATCCGCGATAGGAAACGTATTGTTCTTCATAGAATACAATTCCCGGGAAGTGTGCAGCTGTAACACGACTTCCGACGATACCGAAGAGGTTGAGATAGTCCTGAAGGAGATGTCCTATATGGATTACAGCGGTGTCATGCTCGAAGGCGCCGATCTTTCTGATGCAAATGCATACAAAGCGGTCTTCCAGGGGGCCGATCTCAGGAATGCAGACCTTCACGGCGGTATATTCTCGCTTGCAGACTTTACGGGAGCTGACCTTACCGATGCTGATCTCGTGGGCGCTGCATTCGACTATGCGGATCTTTCAGGGGCCGTATTAACCGGTGCCGACATGCGGTATGCAGACCTGAGAGGAGCGGACCTTTCCGGTGCGGACCTCACGGACGCATTGATCGAGGGCACCGACCTGAGGTGGGTAACAGGAAATTATACGATCTGA
- a CDS encoding transglutaminase-like domain-containing protein, whose product MNGGGMDRFLEEHPYVDFSSPNIRLKAEELFSGANSPVEKAKIAYEFVRDEIPHSFDINTPVITAKASDVLAAGTGICHAKANLLAALLRSAEIPAGFCYQHLTLADDDSHGYCVHCYNAVFPDDHWIFLDARGNKEGVNAQFSLGEPVLAFPCREEYDEYSWDGIYASPQMHIMKMLDSSKTIQDVIDNLQDFLEGEPDIYPGL is encoded by the coding sequence ATGAATGGCGGAGGAATGGATCGTTTTCTCGAAGAGCATCCTTACGTGGATTTTTCTTCCCCTAATATCAGGTTGAAGGCGGAAGAGCTCTTTTCAGGGGCGAATAGTCCTGTCGAAAAAGCGAAGATCGCATATGAATTCGTCCGCGACGAGATCCCGCACAGCTTCGATATCAACACTCCAGTGATAACTGCGAAGGCGTCGGATGTCCTTGCCGCGGGAACCGGAATATGCCATGCGAAGGCAAATCTTCTTGCCGCCCTTCTCAGGAGTGCTGAGATTCCTGCGGGATTCTGCTACCAACACCTAACACTCGCAGACGATGATTCACATGGGTACTGCGTGCACTGCTACAATGCGGTTTTTCCCGACGATCACTGGATCTTCCTTGATGCACGCGGCAACAAAGAGGGAGTAAATGCACAGTTCTCACTTGGAGAGCCTGTTTTGGCGTTTCCGTGCCGGGAAGAGTATGATGAATATTCCTGGGACGGGATCTATGCTTCGCCGCAGATGCATATCATGAAGATGCTGGACTCTTCAAAAACTATACAGGATGTAATCGATAATCTCCAGGACTTTCTCGAAGGAGAGCCGGATATATATCCGGGATTATGA